From Solwaraspora sp. WMMD1047, the proteins below share one genomic window:
- a CDS encoding ABC transporter substrate-binding protein, protein MRRTPRILAAAFAAVALTLAGCADDSAGEPATGGSSAASYPVTVGEVTLDARPERIVSLSPTATEMLFAIGAGGQVTAVDDNSNYPPEAPRTELSGFQPNAEAIAAQNPDLVVLANDTNKVVDQLTQLKIPVYLASAAVTLDDTYRQLDELGTLTGNRDAAADVVTRMKDDIGKLVGDLPTRSEPLTYYYELDPTFYTVTSKTFVGSLFAMVGLANIADAADTDGAAGGYPQLSEEVLIAADPDFVFLADTKCCAQSAETVAARGGWAGISAVRDGRVVALDDDIASRWGPRVVDLVRAIVDAVAKVPA, encoded by the coding sequence ATGAGACGTACCCCGAGAATTCTGGCCGCCGCGTTCGCGGCGGTGGCCCTGACCCTCGCCGGCTGCGCCGACGATTCCGCCGGCGAACCGGCCACCGGTGGCAGCAGCGCCGCCAGTTATCCGGTGACGGTGGGCGAGGTCACCCTCGACGCCCGCCCGGAGCGGATCGTCTCGCTGTCGCCGACCGCCACCGAGATGCTCTTCGCGATCGGCGCCGGCGGCCAGGTGACGGCGGTCGACGACAACTCCAATTACCCGCCCGAGGCGCCCCGGACCGAACTCTCCGGCTTCCAGCCGAACGCGGAGGCGATCGCCGCCCAGAACCCGGACCTGGTGGTCCTCGCCAACGACACGAACAAGGTCGTCGACCAACTCACCCAGCTCAAGATCCCGGTCTATCTGGCGTCGGCCGCGGTCACCCTGGACGACACCTACCGGCAGCTCGACGAGCTGGGCACCCTGACCGGCAACCGGGACGCCGCCGCCGACGTGGTGACCCGGATGAAGGACGACATCGGCAAGCTGGTCGGCGACCTGCCCACCCGGTCGGAGCCGCTCACCTACTACTACGAGCTCGACCCGACCTTCTACACGGTGACCAGCAAGACCTTCGTCGGGTCGCTGTTCGCCATGGTGGGCCTTGCGAACATCGCCGACGCGGCCGACACCGACGGGGCGGCCGGCGGCTACCCGCAGCTCTCCGAGGAGGTGCTGATCGCCGCCGACCCGGACTTCGTCTTCCTGGCCGACACCAAGTGCTGCGCCCAGTCGGCCGAGACGGTCGCCGCGCGCGGCGGCTGGGCCGGGATCAGCGCCGTCCGGGACGGCCGGGTCGTCGCCCTGGACGACGACATCGCCTCCCGCTGGGGGCCCCGGGTGGTCGACCTGGTCCGGGCGATCGTGGACGCGGTCGCCAAGGTGCCGGCGTGA
- a CDS encoding iron ABC transporter permease has translation MRVARLRPWWLAVGLLAVGLAGLAGLAFGPVSLPPGGVARELLDLLPGVRLESGLTEREAAIVTELRLPRVVLGLLVGGMLALAGGCYQGVFRNPLADPYLLGVAAGAGLAVTAVISLRLGAGPDSADSTGDVTAELPVSVPLAAFVGALAAVLLTYLLGAAGGRDRSPATLILAGVAVSAFFTAGQTYLLQRNADSIREVYSWTLGRLATAGWHDVLLLLPYAAVTAAVVLLHRRELDVLSVGDEEAASLGLHPQRSRYLLIGAASLGTAAAVSVSGLIGFVGIIVPHLVRLLAGTSYRAILPLSMLFGGAFLALADLVARTMASPAEIPIGVVTALFGAPFFVLVLRTTKRALA, from the coding sequence GTGAGAGTGGCCCGGTTGCGGCCCTGGTGGCTGGCGGTCGGGCTGCTCGCGGTCGGGCTGGCGGGTCTGGCCGGCCTGGCGTTCGGGCCGGTCAGCCTGCCACCGGGCGGGGTCGCCCGGGAACTGCTCGACCTGCTCCCCGGGGTACGCCTGGAGAGCGGCCTGACCGAGCGGGAGGCGGCCATCGTCACCGAGCTGCGGCTGCCGAGGGTGGTCCTCGGGCTGCTGGTCGGCGGCATGCTGGCGTTGGCCGGCGGCTGCTACCAGGGGGTGTTCCGCAACCCGCTCGCCGACCCGTACCTGCTCGGGGTGGCGGCCGGGGCCGGGCTGGCGGTGACCGCGGTGATCTCGCTGCGGCTCGGCGCCGGCCCGGACAGCGCCGACAGCACCGGCGACGTCACCGCCGAGCTGCCGGTGAGCGTGCCGCTGGCCGCGTTCGTCGGCGCGCTGGCGGCGGTACTGCTGACCTACCTGCTCGGCGCGGCCGGCGGCCGGGACCGGTCGCCGGCCACGCTGATCCTGGCCGGGGTGGCGGTCTCCGCCTTCTTCACGGCCGGCCAGACCTACCTGTTGCAGCGCAACGCGGACAGCATCCGGGAGGTCTACTCCTGGACGCTCGGCCGGTTGGCCACCGCCGGCTGGCACGACGTGCTGCTGCTCCTGCCGTACGCGGCGGTCACCGCCGCGGTGGTGCTGCTGCACCGCCGGGAGCTGGACGTGCTGTCGGTGGGCGACGAGGAGGCGGCCAGCCTGGGCCTGCACCCGCAGCGGTCCCGCTACCTGCTGATCGGCGCGGCCTCGCTGGGCACCGCGGCGGCGGTGTCGGTCTCCGGCCTGATCGGGTTCGTGGGGATCATCGTGCCGCACCTCGTCCGGCTGCTGGCCGGGACCAGCTACCGGGCGATCCTGCCGCTGTCGATGCTGTTCGGCGGAGCGTTCCTGGCGCTGGCGGACCTGGTCGCCCGGACCATGGCCAGCCCGGCCGAGATTCCGATCGGGGTGGTCACCGCGCTGTTCGGGGCGCCGTTCTTCGTGCTCGTCCTGCGGACCACCAAGCGGGCGCTGGCATGA
- a CDS encoding ABC transporter ATP-binding protein yields MTANPTPSAAVRLAGLRVVLGGRPVLDGVDLTVEPGEWVTVIGPNGAGKSTLLRAVGGLLPAAGMVSLFGTPTARLRRRHRARIVATVAQSPVVPPGMAVFDYVLLGRTPYVPPLGRESAADLAAVREVLDRLDLAGFAERQLATLSGGERQRVFLARALAQGATLLLLDEPTSALDIGHQQEVLELVDQLRRDGDLTVLATMHDLSIAGEYADRLVLLDGGRVVASGPPREVLTERLLALHYRARVRVVDGEHGPLVVPVRPTRPG; encoded by the coding sequence ATGACGGCCAACCCGACCCCTTCGGCCGCGGTGCGCCTGGCCGGGCTGCGGGTCGTCCTCGGCGGGCGGCCGGTGCTCGACGGCGTCGATCTCACCGTCGAACCCGGCGAATGGGTCACTGTCATCGGCCCGAACGGCGCCGGCAAGTCGACCCTGTTGCGCGCCGTCGGCGGCCTGCTGCCCGCGGCGGGCATGGTCTCCCTCTTCGGTACGCCGACCGCGCGGCTGCGCCGCCGCCACCGGGCCCGGATCGTCGCCACGGTGGCCCAGTCCCCGGTGGTGCCGCCCGGGATGGCGGTCTTCGACTACGTGCTGCTCGGTCGCACCCCGTACGTCCCGCCGCTGGGCCGCGAGTCGGCGGCCGACCTGGCTGCGGTCCGGGAGGTGCTGGACCGGCTGGATCTGGCCGGCTTCGCCGAGCGCCAGCTGGCCACCCTCTCCGGCGGCGAGCGGCAGCGGGTCTTCCTGGCCCGGGCGCTGGCCCAGGGCGCCACCCTGCTGCTGCTGGACGAGCCGACCAGCGCGCTGGACATCGGACACCAGCAGGAGGTGCTGGAGCTGGTGGACCAGTTGCGTCGCGACGGCGACCTGACGGTGCTGGCCACCATGCACGACCTCTCCATCGCCGGCGAGTACGCCGACCGCCTGGTGCTGCTCGACGGCGGGCGGGTGGTGGCGAGTGGCCCGCCGCGGGAGGTGCTCACCGAACGGTTGCTGGCCCTCCACTACCGGGCCCGGGTGCGGGTGGTCGACGGGGAACACGGCCCGCTTGTCGTCCCGGTCCGGCCTACCCGGCCGGGTTGA
- a CDS encoding VOC family protein, with amino-acid sequence MTEPPPPKPVIAPGVPNWVDLGTSDLADAIRFYAGLFGWTAQVTPQPEAGAYTIFQLDGVAVAGAGPLFGEGQSTAWSTYLATDDADLVARRVEAAGGTVLTTPFDVPDQGRMAAFQDQAGAAFSVWQPLGMPGAGVFNVPGSLSWNELTTRDPDGSKVFYEAVFGWAAEDQPMGPITYTGWRLGDRVIAGMLPMVGEEWGDLPAHWMVYFAVEDADAAAARAEELGGTVAVPPNDLPQGRFAVLTDPQGAIFSVIRLNPAG; translated from the coding sequence ATGACCGAACCGCCCCCGCCGAAGCCCGTCATCGCCCCCGGCGTACCGAACTGGGTCGACCTGGGCACCTCCGACCTGGCCGACGCCATCCGCTTCTACGCCGGGCTGTTCGGGTGGACGGCGCAGGTGACCCCCCAGCCGGAGGCCGGCGCGTACACCATCTTCCAGCTCGACGGGGTGGCGGTGGCCGGCGCCGGCCCGCTCTTCGGCGAGGGCCAGTCGACCGCCTGGTCCACCTACCTCGCCACCGACGACGCCGACCTGGTCGCCCGGCGGGTCGAGGCGGCCGGCGGCACCGTGCTGACCACGCCGTTCGACGTCCCGGACCAGGGTCGGATGGCCGCCTTCCAGGACCAGGCCGGGGCCGCCTTCTCGGTCTGGCAGCCGCTGGGCATGCCCGGCGCCGGGGTCTTCAACGTCCCCGGCTCGCTGAGCTGGAACGAGCTGACCACCCGCGACCCGGACGGGTCGAAGGTGTTCTACGAGGCGGTCTTCGGGTGGGCGGCCGAGGACCAGCCGATGGGGCCGATCACCTACACCGGCTGGCGGCTCGGCGACCGGGTGATCGCCGGCATGCTGCCGATGGTCGGCGAGGAGTGGGGAGACCTGCCCGCGCACTGGATGGTCTACTTCGCGGTCGAGGACGCCGACGCCGCCGCGGCCCGGGCCGAGGAGCTGGGCGGGACCGTCGCGGTGCCGCCGAACGACCTGCCGCAGGGGCGGTTCGCGGTGCTCACCGACCCGCAGGGCGCGATCTTCTCGGTGATCCGGCTCAACCCGGCCGGGTAG